In Manis pentadactyla isolate mManPen7 chromosome 18, mManPen7.hap1, whole genome shotgun sequence, the genomic window AGGGCAGAGGGATTGTAAGGTAAAAAAGAAGCTTTGGGGTTAATGGCTTTGCTCACCGTTTTGCTTGTGTTGATGCTTTCATCATGTAACATCATAGGACATAACATCAAAACTTACCAaagtgtgtattttatatatgtgtagtatatgtatgtcaattatacctctgTGAAGATGTTAAAATCTACTTTGTCAGTTACAGAAGTATAGGCAAGACTTCttattaaaacaatatttttgtTAAATCATGTCTTAGTAAATCAAGTCGTTTTCTCATGTACAAATTGTTCTCTACTCTTCTATGTTTTGGTTTCATTACCAGAGATGCCAGCCAAAAACATAACAGTGTAACATAATCATTTGTTCTTTAGCTCAACCCCCATCATGAAATTTTCCCTTTATCCTTCCAATGTGAATAGTGGTATTCTCTAGCATTTTAAAAGGTTAGTATTATATAAATGTTTTTCAATTAATACTCGTTTATTCAAGGCCATCCATGACCTACATTATTAGGGCACCGAAACATTTGTTGGAGGGAAGGGAGAGctctttaaaaaagataattatcACTCAAAGTGATTTTGGTAGGGAGGATATTCATTCAAGAGTTGACTCAATAATTGCCTCACTTGATGAAATGGTGAATGGATGTAGTTGGTGGAATAATGGCCCCCCAAAGACGTCAGACATCCTAATCCTCAGAATCTGAGACTATGTTACCTTACAGACAATAGGGACTTTGCAGgcgtgattaaattaaggattttgagatggagAGAGAATCCTGGATTGTCCAAGTGGGTCCAAAAGAATGACAAGAAAGCTTATAAGAAGGAGGCAGGAGTATCTGGTCAGAGAGGAGTTGGGACTAAGGAAGAAGGGTCAGAGAGATGCAgcgttgctggctttgaagatggagaaaggtGAATGAGGCAAACCACAAGGTCTCCAGAAGATGAGAAAAGCAGACAGCAGATTCTCCcccagagcttccagaaggaatgcGATTCTGCcactttgattttagcccagcTGAACTTgtgttggacttctgacctccagaactgtaagataataaattgtgTTGCTGTAAGCAACaacatttgtggtaatttgttagagcagcaacAGAAAATCAATGCAGTGAATAAGCATGCCAAATTAGGGGAAGGAGGACATGGAGATCCCCCAAACTTCACCAAAAATGTAAAGATTCCATGTTATAGACAGGCACCTTAGTCTGATGTTTCCTCCATCTGCCAACCCATTATCTCGGTTATTTTgtttgaatttgttgtatttattATTTGAGTGGCATCTCACCTATCCTGCTTGCCAAGATGCAATTCCAATACCAGCTCTTCCAGATTTCCTCAATTGGAATTAATCCCCTTCTGAACTGCTAATACTGAcagagtatttttttatttctgctgtttGATAGTTCCTCAGCTTTCCAACATAAAAACACTTTCTGAAGCTACCATGTGAGGTTCAAAATACGGTGTACAAGTGTGACTGACATTACAAAGATGTCAACAATGTCATGCCTAAGGGTCATCAGATGGGGACATGACTCAGCAGCAAGGAACTAGAGCACAGGCTCTTTGGAGAGCAGGGAGCACACCTGAAGGTCACATACTCCTCAGGCTAGGGTGGACTTCGGGCTCAGTAAGCATGTGCTTGGCTAGCAGCTGGAACTAAAAGTTGTTTAATAGTAACCAACCAGGGCAAGTTTTTGTAGAATTTGGCATTTAcacatttcatcaccccaaaaaccTAAGTGgaaatgttaggaaggaaaggactcggctcagtgtcgcagggaagtcagatacagtgagatgagagaccaagtcaagaaagcaaagtaagttttactgCCCTCTGCATAGAGTAGCAGAGAGggcctgcctaaggtgagacaggcccggatgctcattctgaggctttatgtggttttggcagggcagagaaggccttgattgacagctgtcagctctctaggctggtTCTGATTGGTGAAGTGGATTGGAGacaggctgtgctgtgcctgtgcctctgatgtttcttatccgGGGGGACTCTGGACATTTACTGAGTCACTcgtggaccctgtggcttcatctgattaactctctgagtcattttttggctttctgtttctatttgatcaactccctgagtcatctttggggggtcctctctccttttcattcccgctcatttctgtctttctgcataACAGAAAGTGTTCTCCATAGAAAcatttggtagtttcttaaaatgtttgtTCCTCATTTCTGTATAGCAATACTTTGTTCAAAATGTGAATAATTAAATCTTTTTGGATACAGCCTAAGAAAAAATAGTTTtgctcaaatatttttttcatgcaaTAAAAGGACTTCAAGGTTAATGACATGATTTCTGATCATTGGACTATTAAAATGTTCTATGATTCTCCAATTTTCTATGTGCTCAAAACATAATAGTGTTATGTTAAACAGCTCAAAAACCTGTAAAAGgtattaacattaaaatattgCTGGTTTCCTTTAATACCACCATTTCATTTCATCAGAAGGTGAATTCCTTCATGTATCATGAATTTGCTCCCTAAGACATGCACAAGTGGACATCATGGTGCAGACCTGGGCTATTTGTTTCtacagagaaaatggaaaacatttgaCTGAGGAATGTGGAtgatgtggaaactgagactACACAAACATTTCAAGTAAAGGGGAAAACAAGTGTTTGGCTagaaataagttattttattttaaatcacaaacagattaataaatattattgaaaaaCTTAATAGCCTTTTTTATTTACATAAGGCAATTACAACATGCTATGACTACctctgtaaattaaaatataagcaaGTCTTAACCATTgacaaatgtatatatgtatgctaATTGGAAGCTCTCCTGAAACATTTACATGGAAAACTTCTTTGCAACCAGCCAATCAACATTTAACGTTTTTTTATCTagtcttcttcctctccttcaccACTATATGCTGCTTTACAAGAAAGTAATGGTTATCacttaaaaaggcaaaaacacTCAGGAATGCTACTGAAAAACAGTACTCTTAAAATTTTCCCAAGTGCAAAAGCACTGACATGGGAGTATGGGACAAATTATAATATTCTGACAAAGGAAATATTCTGAACTTTTCAAGGTGACCCTCCCTTTGGCACTAGTGGTTTGGGAGCTCTTGACATTCACCTGGTGTCAGGTAGCTCATGGTTAGGGTTGAGCTGCTTGGAAGCAGGAAGCTCAGCATCACTGATTACAAATTTGACACAACCATCAGTCTGGTTCACAGGTCATTGAATCTTCTGCAGAACATAAACCTATGCAGAAAAAGAAGCTCATCACACCATGGGAATATGATCTTTCAGTGCAGCTTTTTGAGGTCCCTGTTTAATTTCCGTATTTCATAATAGAATATATAAAagccttttaaaacaaaaaaaaaaggaaaattaaagctTCATGGAATCATGCAAATTTTACACCCAGCTCTTCCTTTGCTTGCGCTCTTGAAGCTGCATGTCAGCAAAGCTCTGGGCATCCTGAGTCCTCACTGTCACTCCAGAGCAGCCCTGCACAGGACACTCCTATCTGGAGCTACCAGCACACGCTTGGGAGTGTAAGCGCTCCACAACGGGTATCTGGACAACCATTCAATCCCTTTAGaggtagagaaactgaggcacagaaaggttaagtgactcaCCTGTAGTTGCACaattcaaggaaaaagaaaagaacaaatcctTCTCCCTGGCTCATGCTCTAGGCTCTAGACTACGCTTTTTACCACATTGGGTACATTGGAAATAGATGTTTATTTACATGATCATAGTTCTACCAAGTATCAACTTTTTATGAGACAACATTTTTGTGATACAACATGCAgttacattttcttaaaatatatttcttttgttgCATTTCCTTGTATGTGAGAAATGTATATGAAAGTAAACAAGTAGTGATATTGGGGCCAAATTCTCATTCCAATTCCTAAAATTCTCAatcttttcaagtatacaatggaGGTGTAAGAATCTGGCCAGATGTGAAAAATTGCCTATAAGCTAAAGGACAGACTCTTAAAATTCATCATTAGTACAAGTGTGAGATGGATGTGAGGAATACAGGAAATTGAGGTATTTTCTGTGATAAACTTATGGTGTGACTGGTGGGCAAACTGACACCTTTTCTTTCCATCTCAAGTTCACAGACCTCCAGCTATGAGTATGAGTAAAACGTATGAGAAACTAACGAGGACATGCCCTGGGGAGGAAGGTCAATGTTAAGGAgttaatgttatatatttttggtCCCTGAGAAGGCAGAACACCAAGATTCCATCTAATCCTGCTTGATGGGTGAACTACTTCCTTGGTGTAAGCACAGTGAGAAGAACAATTCTTTCAGAGCCAATGAGACAGCCATGACCAGACCTAAACCTATGCGTCTTCTCGAAAATTTCCAGTTTCCTACTCAATCACAGGAAACCTAAGTCAGGTCAAGTAGGCATTAGAAAAGAGTGGTGGGCATGGGCATGGCTTTGTAGGCCATCGAGTACCTTCTCTGCACTTCTAGATCAGCTGGGCAGCTTGGGAAAGAGGGGTATCATCTCCCAACAGAAACGAGGTGGCACAGCAGTGGTCTCCGCTCACCATCATCTCGGTCTCTGTGTACTCAAGTGCCCATCCATCCCTAGGAGACACCGCAGCTCAAGCACTTTACAGACATCTTGGAACTGGCCTCTAGAAGTGCAGGTGGTGTTTACAAAGAGCTGAGCTGTGCAGGAAGGAAGAAGATGAGCAGTGACTGAACATTCTAGTAGTGCTGTCTTCTACCAGACATAAAGcccaaagaaaaagaacagagagcaACTAGTACCGCTGGAATGAACTTCTGGAACTAAAACTGAGTATGACAAATTGACTTGAAAAACAGGAACTGAAAGACTATTTCTTATTGCTGAGCCAAGAGTAGCAAAACATATTTCACCAACATTCTAACGTGACAAGTGCATAATGAATCTGAGTGATGATTCCTCCGCAAAGTCCCAGCTGTGGGCAGTCCTCGCCTCACGCTTGCAGGACCCCCTGCCCTGACtctccagagccttctctgcagagaTGAAGTGGTCCTGCAGAGCAGCAAAACACCCACGGTTGTCTCGGTGCTGGGCTTGGGTCACATCCCTAATAGGCTCTGTACTTGATCAATAAGCAGAACAGAAAGCAACCTTTTTAAATGCAAAGATTCAGATAAGAAAACAAGGCATTGTCCAAGTAGGAGAAGAGATAAATGACCTGTTCATGTATCTATCCAGAGCAAAGTTGCAAATTGTGATCAGAAATATATGTTTTTAGAGAAGGCTTGAAAACAAGTAGACAGTAGGtatattttcttagttttatCAGATAAAATCCAAATAGTATACTAATCAAAATGTtccatatgtatttatttttgcagAGACCAATGAGACTCATCACCATTCTAGACCCTTCCCAAAATTCtcatttggggattttttttcctctcaattcCAAACGAATTATGAAAACatgaatttgtaaaataaatactgttaagTAAGAAGCTATATGCTCCATGTCACACTTGAAAATTAGGCTGTTAGACTGCTGTTCATGCCAATTACTTTGAGGCTTGAGTCACACACTTGAAATACAATGCATCCACAATGTGAACTTTGTTCCACTGGCAGGAAAGCTGTCATCCTACTGAAGTAATATGCTGAGATGTAAACCTGGGAGTCTCTAACTGTGCTGGGACCAGTCACCTTCAAGAGGAGAAAGGCCAGTAATACTTTGAGGTTTTGTTTTACCCCCTAAAAATTATAGGGATGATTATGCAGAAAGTATCACCTCCAAGTATCCATGGTATAATCctgaataaaagtaaaattagGAACACCAACAGATGCCATTTAAACTAAACTTCACGTGTAAGTTCTAGCAAAAGAAATGTGATCATTTCTATAAGACACATGAACTTTCTCAGTATACTTGTATAACCACATGGATTCTTTTAATATCTCAAACTCCTTATCTAGGAAACTATTTTTATGCCTAAAAGTATACTGATTCAGCTACATTGTATTTTCAGAAAGTTCAGTTCAGTAAATGAAAGCCTACATTCctaaaaatactgataaaaaaaaatttcaaagagttgATAAAAAAAGAGTGAAGGACTTTTTGAGCATTTATTAACTGTCAGTTAACCTAACatttaaaaccttttaaaaataattttgttgctGCTCTTAGTTCACAAATCACTGACAACCCATGACCATCACATGTACTTTTGATTCATTGAAGTGTTCTTTGCTCTACATTAAACTATCTTCATTTTACTTATTCAGCCTCTTTGTTCAACACTTTATGTAACTATTCTTTGGGTCTTTAGAAATGTTGTCTTTGCCTGAAAATTTAGAAATGTTGTCTTTGcctgaaaaaaacatattttctccctcactgagTAACTTTAATTGGACATTATTAAATTTCCTGTTCTACGTCACCAAATCTACCTTACCCAGTCCCTTCTTGTAACTTGGCACAGTTCCCTATTTAGATAAAACACTGAACATGAAGTACATGATATCGTGATGAAATATTTACATCACTTTGTGCTTTGTTCCATTTAATACACATGGAAGGTTACTGTAGACAGACAAATGATTTCTTTGATCCAAATACTGGCATAAATAGTGACTATTTTGCATTTCAGAAGTTTAAAGAGAGGTTGGGTGCTCTATCATCTCAAGCAGCAGGGAGATGGCTAAATTGATTGTTGTCATTTTTGCTAGAGATTCTTTTGAAAACTTACCATGTGTGTTCCAATTTGTAGAAACTACCCTAATCTTGCATCCTTCAACTTGTTCCCATATTAAAGGGAACTCAATATATGTGCTATTGAACAATTACTTTCTCATTAACAGCTTTATTAGcacattaaataatttatttcttctggGTGGCCACAATGCTCACTGAAAGAGAACATGGATATATTTGATACTGGATCCCAGTTACATAGATTGAATGCAAATAAAATACCTCATGTTACTTAGGTCAGTTGTCTTTAATTGGACAATAACTATGTGCTAACAGGGCCAGTTTGCTCTAATGTGTCTTCACCCTCTTCCAACAAATGCATATATTATTTCTAACTGCTTTACACATTTACATTTTGAATAGTGAAGTATTAAAGTATCAAGGAGATTGCATTATTCTAATCTAAGAGAAATATGCACAGCAAAAGTTAAATTAAGCAAATAGTTCAAGTGATAAAGGCACTGAAACTGATCTGAGCTACTGAAAGTCATCCTGTAGATGGAACACCACATCATGTCCATTCACTGTTTTCTCTCCATTTGCAGCTAAAATTTCTTGGAGTGGAAGGTGGGAGAGTCAGCCCATTAGAGGGTTAAAGACAAGTGAATGTATATACCTCTTCTTTGGATGGGCACCTGAATGTTATACATGCTTAATGCAAAATAACAATAGACACACTTACTGTATAGTCAGATTTCAAGACAATAGTTTCTCCCATTTAATGTACTCATCTAAGTAAGAATATCTGCTCCCCTGCAAAGACTAACCAGAAAAAGCCCATCTTTATTTCCTatttaaataatgttaaaatgttttaaaaggaaagagtGTTCATGAAAGCTTCCAGGTTAATAACAATAAGCATGAGAATTCTCTCATGAGAGAGATGCCCAGGCAACCACTTAGCAACTTCAGACTGCAGAGGGCTTGGCCCACACCTGCTGCTGAGCAGTGCTCCCTCCCCACTATCCACCAGACCACCATTAATGTACAAGCAATTTTCTACCAGGGATTTAGAGTCTCTTCCACCTCACATCAAACTAGGGCCAGAAACCACAGCCACTTCCTGCTCGTTGAGCCACCCAATCCCTTGTTACATTCTAGTCTGTTTTCATATTAGATTTGTTCATCTCTCCAAGGTTGAAATTGAACTCTTTGAACACCTGTATAAGGACAATCCCAACGGAAACGGTTGTGAACCCACAGGCCATCCCCAAGAAGTCCACCAGGCCCACGTTGCTCCACTCCCGGAAGAGGATGGCAGAGGCCAGCAGGACCAGTGTAGTGAACACGACGTAGTAGATGGCCCCAAAAACAGAGGAGTCGAAACACTCCAGCGCCTTGTTGATGTACCTGAACTGGATGATGATGCTGCAGCCAAGCACAGCCAGGAGCACCAGGCACAGGCCGAGGGCCCGCTGGCTGGACGGGTTGTTGTGGAAGATGTCTTGGGCGGCCAGCCCGATGCCCTTGGTGGAAGGCACGGTGAAACTCCCCAGCAAGGAGCAGATGCTGATGTAGACCATGATGTTGGTGGGCCCATGGGCTGGCGCGATCCAGAAGATGAGCAACAGCAGCATGAGGAGCACGATGCACAGATAGCCCACAAACACTGGAGAACAGATGGAGTTCCTTACTTTAGAGCCAATTCAGCAAACCCTCGGCAGACAGTGCTCCTGTTGGGGGGATCCTTAAGGGCAATGTGGGAAATTAGGGGGAGGGTATCTGTGGGGCCCAGGATACAGACAGTTCCACACATCAAAAACTATCCCACTATCCTCAAAACTTCTGAAGGTCTCCTTGGACTTGTAAGGGAAAATATGCTTTAAATAACCAGAGCCTAGAACCtgttttatgtataaaataaaataatttttgcatgGATTTAATATGCACTGAATTTTTCAGAACTTCACCAAAGGTTACCCTCCATTGCAGAAGATCCCATTGCTGATGGCAAGATTCCGCTGGTGTCTGAGTCAACAGCATGACACCCCCACTTTGGTTTGTTTTTGCAGCTGCCAGTCTCAGCAACTCCCACACATCTTCTATAATTGTACGTAAGCATTGTTTTATTATAAAGTACTGTCCTGCTATTTCTCCTTCATATTATAGTTAGGGCATTTTATTGTAAATATGCTTTCAATTTAAATCTGgacagagaaataaagagaagcaAAAGTGGTAAATAtgtgcagaaatttaaaaaataataatttttttctcatttaaaaaagataACTGTCACTAAGCCAAAATAATTGCAGTGTATTGTGAAGCTTTTAtaacatgcaaagaagtaaaatataCAACAAAAATATAAAGTGAGAGAAATGGAAGTATACTGTAGCCTAGTTCTTAAAAGATATTTTGAAGTTGTATAATATTATTTAAAGGCATACTGTGGTAAGTTAGAGATGCATATTGAAAACCCTAGAGCAGGGAGTTGGCGAACTGCAGCCCATCAGCCAAATTCGGCCTGCCATCTATTTTCCAAAGTAAGTTTCATTGGAACACACACAAATGCAAATTTGCTTCAAAATTATGCACACAAGGTTGTAATTTCTATGAACTTCACTCCCAGATCATGAAGCACTAGGAGCGAGGCCTGACAGTGCTGGGAACACCACAGAtacacacaccaagcaggcagtGGAAGTCCCTTATTACCCAAAGGTGGAAAAAAGAACCATAGAGCCCTGATCCTGGGGGAAGATTCAGGAAGATGAACTTACAAATAAGTTCTGAACTAAAATTTCttcctgttaggcaggaaaatatatatgagcagggtggagagagaattaaGGCCAGTTAAGCCCACTACAGGGAACtcaagagttaaccagttaaaattagaaacccagaaaagacccagagttaatgaattaatcagttaaagctcgaaaggccaggagcaacttggcatggaatgtttgaatattcgccagataaagaaaagtatctgagcacagccgaTGTCTTCAttatgtcaattagatcatgccttTGTAAGATTTGCTTTAgcttgctaaaaggcccagctatgaacagcataataaaaacaggaaagattccaccttaaagctaaaattgcatttgAAAACACAAGAAGTTAGGAAGTAACTTCACATACTCTTTaccagacaataactcagcccaccttggaggcagggcaggcagtcttgattgatacactcccagaccaggaagttgctatcctgggagggaatcagagcagtaaatttcttgtgttaagctaattttgcagaattacctggaggactgataagaaacttaatgtctcatcaaacataaacatcttgagaccacttaacaagtccacactcctagccctttatcacattcctgaaaaatctttaaaaagggggaaccccaacctttcagtgcacaCTTCTCTCTGCGGTCGCCCGAACTTTTTAGGTGCATAGactttctctccaacctttcagggcgcctctcctccctgaggtcacctgtactttttctctctttaagtaactttaaataaaacttttactttatttcactactgtgtctctgccttcaattctttgttgtggcagggacaaaaaccgaagaaaataaacaatgtcCTCCCTAACATTTTGAGGCAGTTAATTTGACA contains:
- the NIPA1 gene encoding magnesium transporter NIPA1 isoform X2, whose translation is MGTAAAAAAAGEGARSPSPAAVSLGLGVAVVSSLVNGSTFVLQKKGIVRAKRRGTSYLTDIVWWAGTIAMAVGQIGNFLAYTAVPTVLVTPLGALGVPFGSILASYLLKEKLNILGKLGCLLSCAGSVVLIIHSPKSESVTTQAELEEKLTNPVFVGYLCIVLLMLLLLIFWIAPAHGPTNIMVYISICSLLGSFTVPSTKGIGLAAQDIFHNNPSSQRALGLCLVLLAVLGCSIIIQFRYINKALECFDSSVFGAIYYVVFTTLVLLASAILFREWSNVGLVDFLGMACGFTTVSVGIVLIQVFKEFNFNLGEMNKSNMKTD